A window of Malania oleifera isolate guangnan ecotype guangnan chromosome 5, ASM2987363v1, whole genome shotgun sequence contains these coding sequences:
- the LOC131155987 gene encoding receptor-like kinase TMK4, with the protein MEEGPRLLSLPPSSTHFFLFSLILFFSFSAADDAAVMAKLATAFSPTPRGWSGSNFCKWSSVNCDSTGRVSTISLASRSLSGELPSEINQLSGLKSLSLQRNKLSGPLPSFANLTNLQEIFLDGNGFSSVPPSFLAGLTSLQTFSISENPSLAPWTIPNALADSSSLVGFYASKANVFGTVPDIFNSLPNFQSLKLSYNNLTGPLPASFAGSAIQNLWLNNQAMGLSGRLDALGAMSQLSQVWLHANAFSGPIPDLSKSTSLFDFQLRDNHITGIVPPSLTTLPKLVNVSLQNNNLQGPYPEFGKNAFVSLGSTNSFCNSEPGPCDPQVTSLLAVAGALGYPMTLAESWQGNNACQKWSFITCDSAGKSVTAINFGKQHWTGTISPAVANLTSLKSLVLNDNNLGGSIPESLTGLSQLQILDVSNNNLTGKIPRFPASVTVKTAGNRLLGTNSSSAGGEGSAASGPNVTSTQGPTSFSISKSFAVIMSSVAVIVSLLICYCCLKKRKKFAYIPSPQTDKEKMMKEAVSNRYGHGGLSSELSSHGDADNGDVRVYDGGSVTFPIEVLREVTNNFSKDNVLGKGGFGVVYKAELHDGTKIAVKRMESSVVSSKGKSEFEAEIGVLTKVRHRHLVALLGFCVNGNERLLVYEYMPQGTLGQHLFKCSMSGFSPLSWKQRVTIALDVARGVEYLHSLAQQSFIHRDLKPSNVLLGDDMRAKVSDFGLVKNAPDGNHSVETRLAGTFGYLAPEYASTGRVTTKVDVFAFGVILMELITGQMALDEDMPEGKSHLVTWFRKALSNKENIRNSLDQSLDPDEETFKSICKVAQLAGHCTAREPFQRPDMGHVVTVLAPLVDLWKPMCDENEDSFSIDLHMSLPDALQRWQAGDGTTTMADELSFAE; encoded by the exons ATGGAGGAAGGTCCAAGACtcctctccctccctccctcctcaACCCATTTCTTCCTCTTCTCCCTCatcctcttcttctccttctccgcGGCCGACGATGCCGCGGTCATGGCCAAGCTCGCCACAGCTTTCTCTCCCACCCCGCGCGGCTGGTCCGGTTCCAACTTCTGCAAATGGTCCAGCGTGAACTGCGACTCCACCGGCCGAGTTTCCACCATTAGCCTCGCCTCCAGGTCCCTCTCTGGCGAATTGCCGTCGGAAATCAACCAGCTTTCCGGCCTTAAGTCCTTGTCCCTCCAGCGGAACAAACTCTCGGGTCCACTGCCTTCCTTCGCAAACCTCACGAACCTTCAAGAGATCTTCCTCGACGGTAATGGCTTCTCCTCCGTTCCCCCGTCGTTCCTCGCCGGCCTCACCAGCCTACAGACCTTCAGCATCAGCGAAAACCCCAGTTTGGCGCCGTGGACAATCCCAAACGCGCTTGCAGACTCCTCGAGTCTCGTGGGCTTCTATGCTAGCAAAGCCAACGTGTTTGGCACAGTGCCTGACATATTCAATTCTCTCCCTAATTTTCAATCGCTGAAGTTGTCTTACAATAACCTCACTGGGCCTTTGCCGGCTTCATTTGCTGGTTCTGCGATTCAAAACCTCTGGCTTAACAATCAGGCAATGGGGCTTTCAGGAAGGCTTGATGCACTGGGCGCAATGTCACAGTTATCTCAGGTTTGGCTGCATGCGAATGCCTTTTCAGGTCCAATCCCTGATCTTTCGAAGAGCACTTCGCTTTTTGATTTTCAGCTTCGCGACAATCACATTACGGGTATTGTTCCGCCTTCTCTGACTACCCTTCCCAAGCTTGTTAATGTTTCACTGCAGAACAATAACTTGCAGGGGCCATATCCTGAATTTGGGAAGAATGCTTTTGTGAGCCTTGGTTCAACCAATAGCTTCTGTAATTCGGAACCAGGCCCTTGTGACCCGCAGGTGACATCATTGCTTGCAGTTGCCGGAGCCTTGGGCTATCCTATGACACTGGCTGAATCTTGGCAAGGCAATAACGCTTGCCAAAAATGGTCCTTTATTACTTGCGATTCGGCCGGCAAGAGTGTGACTGCAATCAATTTCGGGAAGCAGCACTGGACTGGGACTATATCCCCTGCCGTTGCCAACCTCACCTCATTGAAGAGCTTGGTTTTGAATGACAATAATCTTGGTGGTTCGATACCGGAGAGCTTGACAGGGCTGTCACAGCTCCAGATTTTGGATGTATCCAATAACAACTTAACAGGAAAAATCCCAAGGTTTCCTGCAAGTGTAACGGTGAAAACAGCGGGTAATCGGCTTCTTGGAACCAACTCATCTTCGGCTGGAGGAGAAGGAAGTGCTGCTTCTGGTCCGAATGTGACTAGCACTCAAGGACCTACATCCTTTTCTATTTCAAAGTCTTTTGCTGTCATCATGAGTTCTGTGGCTGTTATTGTTAGTCTGTTAATTTGCTACTGCTGCTTGAAAAAGAGGAAAAAGTTTGCATATATTCCAAGCCCCCAAACAGATaaagaaaagatgatgaaagaggcaGTGAGTAATAGGTATGGTCATGGTGGGCTTTCTAGTGAACTGTCAAGTCACGGAGATGCTGATAATGGCGACGTTCGTGTTTATGATGGCGGTAGCGTGACATTTCCAATAGAGGTCCTTCGAGAAGTGACGAACAATTTCAGTAAAGATAATGTTTTAGGCAAGGGAGGATTTGGAGTTGTTTATAAGGCAGAACTCCATGATGGGACAAAAATTGCAGTGAAGAGAATGGAATCCTCAGTCGTGAGCTCAAAGGGGAAGAGTGAGTTTGAGGCAGAAATTGGTGTCCTTACAAAGGTTAGGCACAGGCATTTAGTTGCTCTTCTTGGTTTTTGTGTCAACGGGAATGAGAGACTCTTGGTTTATGAATATATGCCACAAGGTACATTGGGGCAACATTTGTTCAAATGCAGCATGAGTGGATTTTCTCCCCTCAGTTGGAAGCAGAGGGTCACAATCGCACTGGATGTTGCCAGGGGAGTGGAATATTTGCACAGTTTAGCACAGCAGAGTTTCATTCACAGAGATCTGAAGCCTTCCAATGTACTTCTAGGAGATGATATGAGAGCGAAAGTTTCAGATTTTGGACTAGTTAAGAATGCACCTGATGGAAACCACTCAGTGGAGACACGTCTAGCTGGAACATTTGGGTATCTTGCACCAGAATATGCCT CTACTGGAAGAGTGACCACAAAAGTTGACGTTTTTGCGTTCGGGGTCATTTTAATGGAGTTAATCACGGGCCAAATGGCACTTGATGAGGACATGCCAGAGGGGAAATCTCATTTGGTGACCTGGTTCAGAAAAGCTCTATCTAATAAAGAAAATATCAGAAACTCTCTAGACCAGTCCCTTGATCCTGATGAAGAGACCTTCAAAAGCATATGTAAAGTAGCTCAATTAGCAGGACACTGCACAGCCCGCGAGCCATTTCAGAGGCCAGACATGGGTCATGTGGTTACTGTCCTAGCACCACTTGTTGACCTGTGGAAGCCCATGTGCGATGAAAATGAAGACAGTTTCAGCATTGACCTCCACATGAGCCTCCCTGATGCCCTGCAGAGATGGCAAGCTGGTGATGGCACTACTACAATGGCAGACGAACTCT cgtttgcggaa